A window from Citrus sinensis cultivar Valencia sweet orange chromosome 3, DVS_A1.0, whole genome shotgun sequence encodes these proteins:
- the LOC102630957 gene encoding phospholipase A1-Igamma1, chloroplastic, which translates to MAAFCPSNTILSLKKNPANGSFGAGTGFLVSHSAQRSQFGPSKTLSFGTKKGPTTAIPKVLSKTNESSPSIITELDKQQDHRQQRGDGFTTNKQETAERKLGDVWREIHGQDDWVGMLDPMDPILRSELIRYGEMAQASYDAFDFDPFSKYCGSCRFMQREFFNSLEMSQHGYDVSRYLYATSNINLPNFFKKSRWPKMWSKNANWMGYVAVSNDETTKRLGRRDITIAWRGTVTRLEWIADLMDFLKPVSNNKIPCPDPTVKAESGFLDLYTDKDVTCRFCKFSAREQILTEVKRLLELYYDEDVSITVTGHSLGSALAILSAYDIVETGINVLRDSRAVPVCVYSFSGPRVGNVRFKERIEILGLKVLRVINVHDVVPKTPGFLFNENVSPVLMKMAEGFPWSYSHVGVELALDHKNSPFLNPAADPTCAHNLEALLHLLDGYHGKGHRFVLASGRDPALVNKASDFLKDHYLVPPYWRQNENKGLVRSKDGRWVQPERPKLDDHPPNIHNHLKQLGLAHSEHF; encoded by the exons ATGGCAGCATTTTGTCCATCCAACACGATTctttcccttaaaaaaaacCCAGCTAATGGTAGTTTTGGAGCTGGAACGGGCTTCCTGGTTTCTCATTCAGCCCAAAGATCACAATTTGGTCCCTCGAAAACCCTAAGCTTTGGAACAAAGAAAGGACCAACCACTGCCATACCTAAGGTCTTGTCCAAAACTAACGAGTCCTCACCATCCATAATCACTGAACTGGACAAACAGCAAGATCATCGCCAACAACGCGGAGATGGTTTTACGACCAATAAACAAGAGActgcagagagaaaattaggTGACGTGTGGCGAGAAATCCACGGCCAAGATGACTGGGTTGGCATGCTTGATCCAATGGACCCAATTTTACGGTCCGAACTGATCCGGTACGGCGAGATGGCACAAGCCAGCTACGATGCCTTTGACTTTGATCCATTTTCAAAGTACTGCGGAAGCTGCAGATTCATGCAGCGTGAGTTCTTTAACTCACTAGAGATGTCCCAGCACGGCTACGATGTCTCCAGGTATTTATACGCGACCTCGAATATCAACCTTCCAAATTTCTTTAAGAAGTCTCGCTGGCCTAAGATGTGGAGCAAGAACGCCAACTGGATGGGATACGTCGCCGTATCGAACGACGAAACCACGAAGCGTTTGGGCCGCCGTGACATCACCATTGCGTGGAGAGGCACGGTGACGCGCCTCGAGTGGATCGCTGATTTGATGGATTTTCTCAAACCCGTTTCGAATAACAAGATCCCCTGTCCGGATCCGACAGTGAAAGCCGAATCCGGATTCTTGGATCTGTACACGGACAAGGATGTAACGTGCCGGTTCTGTAAGTTCTCAGCTCGAGAGCAAATACTCACAGAAGTTAAAAGATTACTAGAACTTTACTACGACGAAGACGTCAGCATAACCGTCACAGGGCACAGTCTGGGGAGTGCCTTGGCGATATTGAGCGCATACGACATCGTTGAGACCGGCATCAACGTGCTGAGGGACAGCAGGGCTGTGCCGGTATGTGTGTATTCGTTTTCGGGTCCTCGGGTCGGGAACGTGAGATTCAAAGAGAGGATTGAGATATTAGGGTTAAAGGTTTTGAGGGTGATTAATGTGCACGATGTGGTGCCTAAAACGCCCGGTTTtctatttaatgaaaatgtttCGCCTGTTTTGATGAAAATGGCTGAGGGGTTCCCTTGGAGTTACTCGCACGTTGGGGTTGAGTTGGCGTTGGATCACAAGAACTCTCCCTTCTTGAATCCCGCGGCTGATCCTACATGCGCCCATAATTTGGAGGCTCTCTTGCATTTGCTTGATGG ATACCATGGAAAGGGGCATAGATTTGTGCTAGCAAGCGGAAGAGACCCGGCACTGGTGAACAAGGCGTCTGATTTTCTTAAAGATCACTACTTGGTTCCGCCGTATTGGAGGCAAAATGAGAACAAGGGATTGGTCAGGAGCAAAGACGGGCGTTGGGTGCAGCCTGAAAGGCCTAAACTCGATGATCATCCCCCCAATATTCACAACCATCTCAAGCAATTAGGCCTTGCTCATTCTGAGCATTTCTAG